Sequence from the Streptomyces sp. NBC_00358 genome:
CGGTGTCGCCGATGGCCTCGGCCCCGGCCGCGCCGGCCAGGGTGGTGAGGTTCCACAGCAGGTACAGCGAGAGGCCGGTGACGGTGAAGCCGATCCGCACGCTACGGCGGGTGGGCTGGGCGAGGGCGACGGCCGTGGTCTCGTCGATCACCCACTGCGCGGCGAACGGGCGCACCGCGCGCGGGAGGGCGAGGAGCTGGGACAGACGCAGTCCGTAGAACGCGTTGCGCACCCCGAGGAAGAACGCGCCCGCGGCCGCGGTGAGCGGGTTGCCTCCGGCTGCGAGCGCGCCCACGAGGGCGAACTGGGACGCCCCGGTGAACACCAGCAGGCTGAGCGCGCAGGTCTGGAGCAGGGTGAGCCCGCTGCCCGCGGAGGTCACTCCGAAGGCGAAACCGGACAGTCCGACGGCGATCCCGACTCCGAGGGCGTCGCGGACGACGGCGGCGTCGGGTTTTCCGCCTTCTTCGGTACGTATGTCTGCGAGAGCTGTCTGTTGTGCCACGCGTCGGACGGTACGGGGAGTCGGCCCCCGGCGTCTTGTACGTTCTTGCGCTCGCGCTGGTAGGCGCCCGGGGGGACGCCCACGATCCGGGTGAAGTGACGGTTGAGGTGCGGCTGGTCGGTGAAGCCGACGGCGACGGCTGCCTCGGCGGGCGTGTCCCCGGCGTCCAGGAGGTGGCGCGCCCGGCGTACCCGGGCATCGGTCAGCCAGGTGTGGGGTGGCATGCCGTAGGCGTCCCGGAACGCGCGCAGCAACGCGAACGGGCTGGTGCCGAGGCCGGCGGCGAGCCGCTCCAGGGTCGGTGGCTCGGCCATCCGCTCCTCCAGCACGCCACGCGCGCGTGCGGCGAGCCTGCCGCCCGCGCCGCGCACGGCCCGCTGCGGCAGGGGACCGCCGTTCAGGCGCAGCAGCCGCGTCACGGCGACCCGCAGCAGAGTGTCGGCGGCCAGCGCGTTTCCCTCGTCCGCGGCCCGGAGCACCTGGTGGACCAGGCCCGCCGCGTAGGGGTCGTCGAGTACCGGGCGGACGA
This genomic interval carries:
- a CDS encoding AzlC family ABC transporter permease — protein: MRTEEGGKPDAAVVRDALGVGIAVGLSGFAFGVTSAGSGLTLLQTCALSLLVFTGASQFALVGALAAGGNPLTAAAGAFFLGVRNAFYGLRLSQLLALPRAVRPFAAQWVIDETTAVALAQPTRRSVRIGFTVTGLSLYLLWNLTTLAGAAGAEAIGDTDAWGLDAAGPAVFLALLAPMLKTATERAVAGIAVLLGLGLLPVLPAGVPVLVAALAAPAVLYVTGRRGATAAQGAPAGVTNEAPDGAGAATGRPAGALNDISGEDR
- a CDS encoding AraC family transcriptional regulator gives rise to the protein MAGSGQERARHWQYAELPGVDLLRARYVEKIFVRHTHENFVIAAVAEGVEVFHHGGADQYAGPGSLALVNPDTPHTGRAGVPEGWRYGAVYPSPDMVAEIAAETTALRGTPGFVRPVLDDPYAAGLVHQVLRAADEGNALAADTLLRVAVTRLLRLNGGPLPQRAVRGAGGRLAARARGVLEERMAEPPTLERLAAGLGTSPFALLRAFRDAYGMPPHTWLTDARVRRARHLLDAGDTPAEAAVAVGFTDQPHLNRHFTRIVGVPPGAYQRERKNVQDAGGRLPVPSDAWHNRQLSQTYVPKKAENPTPPSSATPSESGSPSDCPVSPSE